In Halobaculum sp. XH14, a single genomic region encodes these proteins:
- a CDS encoding cupin domain-containing protein has protein sequence MEPVDFEEAETYEPDEGWQRRALAGSDEFSFEWFEKPPGHSSPMHDHENEQVCLVLRGELTIHTDDDAVTLGEYDSVLLESWESHRVENTGEELAVGLDVFAPGRSFDFWTDRADGGDEEDGGSDEAGSGADG, from the coding sequence ATGGAGCCAGTCGACTTCGAGGAGGCCGAGACGTACGAACCCGACGAGGGCTGGCAGCGCCGCGCGCTCGCCGGGAGCGACGAGTTCAGCTTCGAGTGGTTCGAGAAGCCGCCGGGCCACTCCTCGCCGATGCACGACCACGAGAACGAGCAGGTCTGTCTCGTGCTCCGCGGGGAACTCACAATCCACACCGATGACGACGCCGTGACGCTCGGGGAGTACGACTCGGTGCTGCTCGAATCGTGGGAGTCCCACCGCGTCGAGAACACGGGCGAGGAACTCGCCGTCGGCCTCGACGTGTTCGCGCCGGGCCGCTCGTTCGACTTCTGGACCGACCGCGCGGACGGGGGCGACGAGGAGGACGGCGGCTCGGACGAGGCTGGATCGGGGGCCGACGGGTAG
- a CDS encoding fumarylacetoacetate hydrolase family protein, producing the protein MRYLARTADGRPLVGDDEGFVPLAAAYPDAERVRDVLPRAPDGLRDLDGVPADRTPRETLSFGPFVDEPGKLFGIGLNYADHAADLSEDPPEEPASFFKPASAATGPGGPIRLPPERGSEVAAERVTAEAELAVVIGRTCRNVAVDAVDEVVAGFAPVVDVTAEDVLERNPRFLTRAKSYDTFLVLSPHLAVTGPGTDLEDVEVRTVVNDAVESRNVASNMHFSPRELVAFHSEVMTLEPGDVISTGTPGAHPIDPGDRVRAEVEGIGTVAADVVR; encoded by the coding sequence ATGCGGTATCTCGCCCGGACCGCGGACGGCCGGCCGCTCGTCGGCGACGACGAGGGGTTCGTCCCGCTCGCGGCCGCCTACCCCGACGCCGAGCGGGTCCGCGACGTCCTCCCGCGGGCGCCCGACGGCCTCCGCGACCTCGACGGGGTTCCCGCGGACCGGACGCCGCGCGAAACCCTGTCGTTCGGCCCGTTCGTCGACGAGCCGGGCAAGCTGTTCGGCATCGGGCTGAACTACGCGGACCACGCCGCCGACCTCTCGGAGGACCCGCCCGAGGAGCCGGCCAGCTTCTTCAAGCCGGCCAGCGCGGCCACCGGGCCGGGCGGCCCCATCCGACTCCCGCCCGAACGCGGCTCCGAGGTCGCCGCCGAGCGGGTCACCGCCGAGGCGGAACTCGCGGTCGTGATCGGGCGGACGTGCCGGAACGTGGCCGTCGACGCGGTCGACGAGGTCGTCGCCGGGTTCGCGCCGGTCGTCGACGTGACCGCCGAGGACGTGCTCGAACGGAACCCCCGGTTCCTGACCCGGGCGAAGAGCTACGACACGTTCCTCGTGCTCAGCCCGCACCTCGCCGTCACCGGGCCCGGCACGGACCTCGAGGACGTCGAGGTGCGGACCGTCGTCAACGACGCCGTGGAGTCGCGAAACGTGGCGTCGAACATGCACTTCTCGCCGCGCGAACTCGTGGCGTTCCACTCCGAGGTGATGACGCTCGAACCCGGCGACGTGATATCGACCGGGACGCCGGGCGCCCACCCCATCGACCCCGGCGACCGCGTCCGCGCCGAGGTGGAGGGAATCGGGACGGTGGCCGCGGACGTCGTCAGGTGA